Proteins from one Streptomyces genisteinicus genomic window:
- a CDS encoding DUF2917 domain-containing protein, whose product MGRSWLPVENAGASDLWLFVEPYGEDYWLKPGEVFAVAPEDAGIDVCFSIAVCQEGITVWLYEDGDPTKVVLEYTVTDADGKRLDCGHQRPPKPAGSGATEPG is encoded by the coding sequence GTGGGACGCAGCTGGCTACCTGTGGAGAATGCGGGCGCCAGTGACCTCTGGCTCTTTGTCGAACCGTACGGTGAGGACTACTGGCTGAAGCCCGGGGAGGTCTTCGCGGTCGCTCCGGAGGACGCGGGGATCGATGTCTGCTTCTCTATCGCTGTCTGCCAGGAGGGCATCACGGTGTGGCTCTATGAGGACGGTGACCCGACCAAGGTCGTCCTGGAGTACACAGTGACTGACGCTGACGGTAAGCGGCTGGATTGCGGGCACCAGAGGCCCCCGAAGCCGGCGGGCTCCGGCGCGACCGAGCCGGGCTGA
- a CDS encoding SGNH/GDSL hydrolase family protein — protein sequence MKRVSEQVHTAGRIRDLGETVQFSWPGVYFEGRFRGTCLGVVLDCAAADYDVQVDGTTVATLVTPGDTTHWINGLRDGEHTVRVVKRNDTPGETSTFGGFVAAPGGAVLSKPAPRDRQIEFIGDSITVGYGNMSGTCDCNPEQVKRHTNSDMSHGALTARQLDADYQINDFSGLGMVRNVAGIMPHVTYRTYYDRALLNVEGDVWQNPGAWRPHVVVVNLGSNDFTDLTPNEPWTPDSLAAAYRTAYGEFLRTLRTRYGAGSTLVAVGFDRNAEHVRQVVEARNDAGDSGVRYWFLDQSGLDFLGCDGHTSAHDDRVIADRLAPFLRSLPTGW from the coding sequence GTGAAACGTGTTTCGGAGCAGGTGCACACCGCAGGGCGGATAAGGGACCTGGGGGAGACCGTGCAGTTCAGTTGGCCTGGGGTGTACTTCGAGGGCCGCTTCCGCGGGACCTGCCTCGGGGTGGTACTCGACTGCGCGGCGGCCGACTACGACGTCCAGGTCGACGGGACCACCGTCGCCACGCTGGTCACACCCGGTGACACCACGCACTGGATCAACGGTCTGCGGGACGGCGAGCACACGGTCCGGGTCGTCAAGCGCAACGACACCCCGGGGGAGACCAGCACGTTCGGAGGCTTCGTCGCCGCGCCCGGGGGCGCCGTACTGAGCAAGCCGGCGCCCCGGGACCGCCAGATCGAGTTCATCGGGGATTCCATCACAGTGGGCTACGGCAACATGTCGGGCACCTGTGACTGCAATCCGGAGCAGGTCAAGCGGCACACCAACAGCGACATGAGCCACGGCGCCCTCACCGCCCGGCAGTTGGACGCCGATTACCAGATCAACGACTTCTCCGGCCTCGGGATGGTGCGTAACGTCGCCGGCATCATGCCGCACGTCACGTACCGGACCTACTACGACCGCGCCCTGCTGAACGTGGAGGGCGACGTCTGGCAGAACCCGGGGGCGTGGCGCCCTCATGTCGTGGTGGTCAACCTCGGCTCCAACGACTTCACCGACCTCACCCCGAATGAACCGTGGACCCCCGACAGCCTCGCGGCCGCCTATCGCACCGCCTACGGCGAGTTCCTCCGGACACTGCGGACGCGCTACGGTGCCGGCTCCACCCTCGTGGCCGTCGGCTTCGACAGAAACGCCGAGCATGTTCGACAGGTGGTCGAAGCGCGCAACGACGCCGGCGACAGCGGCGTCCGCTACTGGTTCCTCGATCAGTCGGGACTGGACTTCCTCGGATGTGACGGGCACACCTCGGCTCACGACGACCGGGTGATCGCCGACCGGCTCGCCCCGTTCCTCAGGAGCCTGCCGACGGGATGGTGA
- a CDS encoding SUKH-4 family immunity protein translates to MATYDQLTEWAGLGRVTRAGRDVVADWRIPDSAKAQLVEVGIPVAPRLIERVVMQSEAEPSLHTSRGPLYRLTEQADPDEPAEQSSFGVEPETGAVYFVMPDGEAWFANSGVGVWLDVLHHYGSRVTASELLTEPDGPEEYFSEEEEEERAFAELNRLSEELKEIDPAAFSGYEGFLWPGLLDRWLY, encoded by the coding sequence ATGGCGACGTACGACCAGCTGACCGAGTGGGCCGGTCTGGGGCGTGTCACGCGAGCCGGACGGGACGTGGTGGCCGACTGGCGGATCCCGGACTCCGCGAAGGCGCAGCTTGTCGAGGTGGGCATCCCGGTAGCTCCGCGCCTCATTGAACGAGTCGTGATGCAGAGCGAGGCTGAGCCGTCCCTGCACACGTCCCGGGGCCCGCTCTACCGTCTCACCGAGCAGGCGGACCCTGATGAGCCGGCCGAGCAGTCATCGTTCGGCGTCGAGCCGGAGACCGGGGCGGTCTACTTCGTCATGCCAGACGGGGAGGCATGGTTCGCCAATTCGGGTGTCGGCGTGTGGCTCGACGTCCTTCACCACTACGGCAGCCGCGTCACAGCCTCTGAGCTTCTCACCGAGCCTGACGGTCCCGAGGAGTACTTCTCTGAGGAGGAGGAGGAGGAGCGGGCTTTCGCCGAGCTGAACCGGCTGTCCGAGGAGCTGAAGGAGATCGACCCGGCGGCCTTCAGCGGCTACGAGGGGTTTCTGTGGCCAGGGCTCCTGGACCGCTGGCTCTACTGA
- a CDS encoding SAM-dependent methyltransferase: MFEQLAAVNACPALYATTTTPELWSDPHISGKMLAAHLDPNLDLSSYRTAYVEQAVAWMIDSFGIGEGVRVADFGCGPGLYTTRLARTGAEVTGLDLSTRSLDHARSLAAHDGLPVRHLLRNYLTYREATRYDLIIMIMRDYCALAPDGRAALLRTVREHLAPGGSFVFDVDSAAAFAGVTEQASYAPALMDGFWSDQPYFGFHNTFRYEHERVSLDTFAIVEAERQRVFFNWVRYFTPEELTAELVAAGFTGVRILGDLTGAPYDDRAPHFTACASPRPAGAFAADTGRAGGVSARRSSS, from the coding sequence GTGTTCGAACAGCTCGCGGCCGTCAACGCCTGCCCCGCCCTCTACGCCACCACCACGACCCCCGAGCTCTGGAGCGATCCCCACATCTCCGGGAAGATGCTCGCCGCCCACCTCGACCCGAACCTCGATCTGTCGTCGTACCGGACCGCCTACGTGGAGCAGGCGGTGGCCTGGATGATCGACTCCTTCGGCATCGGCGAGGGCGTGCGCGTCGCCGACTTCGGCTGCGGTCCCGGCCTGTACACCACCCGCCTCGCCCGCACGGGGGCCGAGGTCACCGGACTGGACCTCTCGACCCGGTCACTCGACCACGCCCGGTCACTCGCCGCGCACGACGGCCTTCCCGTCCGCCACCTGCTCCGGAACTACCTCACCTACCGCGAAGCGACGCGCTACGACCTGATCATCATGATCATGCGCGACTACTGCGCCCTGGCACCCGACGGCCGCGCCGCACTGCTCCGCACCGTCCGCGAACACCTCGCCCCCGGCGGCTCCTTCGTCTTCGACGTCGATTCCGCCGCGGCCTTCGCCGGAGTCACGGAGCAGGCCTCCTACGCGCCCGCCCTGATGGACGGCTTCTGGTCCGACCAGCCCTACTTCGGCTTCCACAACACCTTTCGCTATGAACACGAGCGGGTCTCCCTCGACACGTTCGCGATCGTGGAAGCCGAGCGCCAGCGCGTCTTCTTCAACTGGGTCCGCTACTTCACCCCGGAGGAACTGACCGCCGAGCTCGTCGCCGCCGGCTTCACCGGCGTGCGTATCCTCGGCGACCTCACCGGCGCGCCGTACGACGACAGGGCGCCGCACTTCACCGCCTGCGCCTCGCCCCGTCCGGCCGGTGCGTTCGCCGCGGACACGGGGCGCGCAGGAGGCGTAAGCGCCCGACGGTCGTCGAGCTAG
- a CDS encoding S8 family peptidase: protein MAPLRSKKARTAAVTTLTAAALVTGLTALPAQAAPAEGTVLAAGSPTAVKDSYIVTLAGDAGFTASAANAKALAKEYGGTVKKTFRHALNGFTAELSAAEARRLAADPAVASVEQDQTVRVNATQTNAPWGLDRIDQTSLPLSGTYTYPDTAGSGVTAYVIDTGVRITHSQISGRAFNGYDAVDNDNVAQDGNGHGTHVATTIAGTTYGVAKKAKIVGVRVLNNAGSGTIAGVIAGVDWVTANHSGPSVANMSLGGGASTTLDAAVRRSIASGVTYAVAAGNSNANASSYSPARVTEAITVGATTSTDARASYSNYGSVLDLFAPGSSITAGWHTSDTATNTISGTSMASPHVAGAAAVYLAGHTSATPAQVSAALVAGATTGVVTNPGSGSPNRLLKLVP, encoded by the coding sequence ATGGCACCACTGCGCAGCAAGAAGGCCCGCACCGCTGCCGTCACCACCCTGACGGCAGCGGCCCTCGTCACCGGGCTCACCGCACTCCCCGCCCAGGCCGCCCCGGCCGAGGGCACCGTCCTCGCCGCCGGCTCCCCCACAGCCGTCAAGGACAGCTACATCGTCACCCTCGCCGGGGACGCGGGCTTCACCGCGTCCGCCGCGAACGCCAAGGCGCTCGCCAAGGAGTACGGCGGCACGGTGAAGAAGACGTTCCGCCACGCGCTGAACGGCTTCACCGCCGAACTGTCGGCCGCCGAGGCCCGCAGACTGGCGGCCGACCCGGCCGTCGCCTCCGTCGAGCAGGACCAGACCGTCCGGGTGAACGCCACCCAGACGAACGCGCCCTGGGGCCTCGACCGCATCGACCAGACGTCCCTGCCGCTGTCCGGCACCTACACCTACCCGGACACCGCGGGCAGCGGAGTGACCGCGTACGTCATCGACACCGGCGTGCGCATCACCCACTCCCAGATCAGCGGCCGGGCGTTCAACGGCTACGACGCCGTCGACAACGACAACGTCGCCCAGGACGGCAACGGCCACGGCACCCACGTGGCCACCACCATCGCGGGCACGACCTACGGCGTCGCCAAGAAGGCGAAGATCGTGGGCGTCCGGGTGCTCAACAACGCGGGCTCCGGGACGATCGCCGGCGTCATCGCCGGTGTCGACTGGGTGACCGCCAACCACTCCGGCCCCTCCGTCGCCAACATGTCCCTCGGCGGCGGCGCCTCCACCACCCTGGACGCCGCCGTGCGGCGCTCCATAGCCAGCGGGGTGACGTACGCGGTCGCGGCCGGCAACAGCAACGCGAACGCCTCCTCGTACTCCCCGGCCCGCGTCACGGAGGCGATCACCGTCGGCGCGACCACCAGCACGGACGCGAGGGCGAGCTACTCCAACTACGGCTCGGTGCTCGACCTCTTCGCCCCGGGCTCGTCGATCACCGCCGGGTGGCACACGAGCGACACCGCGACGAACACCATCTCCGGCACCTCGATGGCGTCGCCGCACGTCGCGGGTGCCGCCGCGGTCTACCTCGCCGGGCACACCTCGGCGACCCCGGCCCAGGTCTCCGCGGCGCTGGTCGCCGGGGCGACCACGGGCGTCGTCACCAACCCGGGCAGCGGTTCCCCGAACCGCCTCCTGAAGCTCGTGCCGTAG
- the yicI gene encoding alpha-xylosidase — MKFTDGFWLMREGTRASYATEVRDLHTGDGRITAYASVAPVRTRGDTLNAPLVTVECFSPAEGVIGIRTVHHAGKAHRGPDFALDTTGGGHASVHRDDTGAELVSGPLTLRIDTAGRFALRFLDADGRLLTEAGRKGTAFVTTPDGAHHMAAQLALGVGEHIYGLGERFTPFVRNGQTVDIWQADGGTSSEQAYKNIPFHLSSRGYGVFVNHPGKVSYEIGSESVGQVQFSVEDQELEYYVVAGPTPKDVLTRYTALTGRPALPPAWSFGLWLTTSFTTSYDEATVTSFTDGMAERGIPLSVFHFDCFWMREYQWTDLAWDPETFPDPAGMLGRLRDRGLRVSMWINPYIAQKSPLFAEAMALGHLVRRPGGDIWQWDLWQPGMALVDFTSPEARTWYQGKLKTLLDQGVDCFKTDFGERIPTDVVWHDGSDPERMHNYYTHLYNAAVFELLEKERGPGEAVLFARSATAGGQQFPVHWGGDCWASFGAMAESLRGGLSLSLSGFGFWSHDIGGFEGTPDPDVFKRWLAFGLLSSHSRLHGSDSYRVPWEFGEEAVDVARQFTELKHRLMPYLYGTAVEARDTGVPVMRPMVLEFPGDPACRTLDRQYMLGPDLLVAPVFTADGTVEVYVPEGEWTHLLTGETVRGPGWREESYGFDGLPLYLRPGAVLPLGAETGRPDGDWLDGLTLLVGAAPAAGAAPVTVVVPGARGERAAAFTVAWSPDAVTAHADGTDRPFRLREAASAAASAAGSGAGSVAREGGAGVGVVRLER; from the coding sequence ATGAAGTTCACCGACGGCTTCTGGCTGATGCGCGAGGGCACCCGTGCCTCGTACGCCACCGAAGTACGCGATCTGCACACCGGCGACGGCCGCATCACGGCCTACGCCTCCGTCGCACCCGTACGCACCCGCGGCGACACCCTCAACGCGCCCCTCGTCACCGTCGAATGCTTCTCGCCCGCCGAGGGGGTCATCGGCATCCGGACGGTACACCACGCCGGCAAGGCGCACCGCGGCCCCGACTTCGCACTCGACACCACCGGCGGCGGCCACGCCTCGGTCCACCGCGACGACACCGGCGCCGAACTCGTCAGCGGCCCGCTCACCCTCCGCATCGACACCGCCGGCCGCTTCGCCCTCCGCTTCCTCGACGCCGACGGCCGGCTCCTCACCGAGGCCGGCCGCAAGGGCACCGCCTTCGTCACCACCCCCGACGGCGCCCACCACATGGCCGCCCAGCTCGCCCTCGGCGTCGGCGAGCACATCTACGGCCTCGGGGAACGCTTCACCCCCTTCGTCCGCAACGGCCAGACCGTCGACATCTGGCAGGCCGACGGCGGCACCAGCAGCGAACAGGCCTACAAGAACATCCCGTTCCACCTCTCCTCCCGCGGCTACGGCGTCTTCGTCAACCACCCTGGCAAGGTGTCCTACGAGATCGGCAGCGAATCCGTCGGCCAGGTCCAGTTCAGCGTCGAGGACCAGGAACTCGAGTACTACGTCGTCGCAGGGCCCACCCCCAAGGACGTCCTCACCCGCTACACCGCGCTCACCGGACGCCCCGCCCTGCCCCCCGCCTGGTCGTTCGGCCTCTGGCTCACCACCTCCTTCACCACCTCCTACGACGAGGCCACCGTCACCTCCTTCACCGACGGCATGGCCGAACGCGGCATCCCGCTCTCCGTCTTCCACTTCGACTGCTTCTGGATGCGCGAGTACCAGTGGACCGACCTGGCCTGGGACCCCGAGACCTTCCCCGACCCCGCCGGCATGCTCGGCCGCCTCCGCGACCGCGGCCTGCGCGTCAGCATGTGGATCAACCCCTACATCGCACAGAAGTCGCCCCTCTTCGCCGAGGCCATGGCCCTCGGCCACCTGGTGCGCCGGCCCGGCGGCGACATCTGGCAGTGGGACCTCTGGCAGCCCGGCATGGCCCTCGTCGACTTCACCAGCCCCGAGGCCCGCACCTGGTACCAGGGCAAGCTCAAGACCCTCCTCGACCAGGGCGTCGACTGCTTCAAGACCGACTTCGGCGAACGCATCCCCACCGACGTCGTCTGGCACGACGGCTCCGACCCCGAACGGATGCACAACTACTACACCCACCTGTACAACGCCGCCGTCTTCGAACTCCTGGAGAAGGAACGCGGCCCCGGCGAAGCCGTCCTCTTCGCCCGCTCCGCCACCGCCGGCGGACAGCAGTTCCCCGTCCACTGGGGAGGCGACTGCTGGGCCTCCTTCGGCGCCATGGCCGAGTCCCTGCGCGGCGGGCTCTCCCTGTCCCTCAGCGGCTTCGGCTTCTGGAGCCACGACATCGGCGGCTTCGAAGGCACCCCCGACCCCGACGTCTTCAAGCGCTGGCTCGCCTTCGGCCTGCTCTCCTCCCACAGCCGCCTGCACGGCAGCGACTCCTACCGGGTGCCGTGGGAGTTCGGGGAGGAGGCCGTCGACGTGGCGCGTCAGTTCACCGAGCTGAAGCACCGCCTCATGCCCTACCTCTACGGGACGGCCGTCGAGGCGAGGGACACGGGCGTGCCGGTGATGCGTCCCATGGTGCTGGAGTTCCCCGGGGACCCCGCGTGCCGCACACTCGACCGCCAGTACATGCTCGGACCGGACCTGCTGGTCGCCCCCGTCTTCACTGCCGACGGGACCGTCGAGGTGTACGTCCCCGAGGGGGAGTGGACCCATCTCCTCACCGGGGAGACCGTGCGGGGGCCGGGCTGGCGCGAGGAGTCCTACGGGTTCGACGGGCTGCCGCTCTACCTGAGGCCCGGGGCGGTGCTGCCGCTCGGAGCGGAGACCGGGCGCCCGGACGGGGACTGGCTCGACGGGCTCACCCTCCTCGTCGGCGCCGCGCCCGCGGCCGGCGCCGCGCCGGTCACGGTGGTGGTGCCGGGGGCCCGCGGGGAGCGGGCCGCCGCGTTCACCGTGGCCTGGTCCCCCGACGCGGTGACCGCCCACGCGGACGGCACGGACCGCCCGTTCCGCCTCCGCGAGGCGGCTTCCGCTGCGGCTTCCGCTGCGGGGAGCGGTGCGGGGAGCGTTGCGCGGGAGGGCGGGGCCGGGGTGGGGGTGGTGAGGCTGGAGCGCTGA
- a CDS encoding MerR family transcriptional regulator has protein sequence MDGDTLFTIGALARRTGLTVKTIRFYSDIGIVPPTDRSPAGYRLYDIGALARLDLVRTLRDLGLDLAVIRQVLDREVSVPEVAAAHADALDVQIRTLRLRRAVLRAVAKRDSTPEEMDLMHKLAKLSDDERRRLITDFIDDTFGGFDANADFVDMMRSAMPELPDDPEPDQVDAWAELAELTQDPDFRAAVRRMAEYQAAERAQGDVTGLHHDLTETVRDSVGHALDAGIDPASAEAAAIIDTLTARYAQTFGRADDAELRHWLLTRLDIAGDPRAERYWHLLSVINGWPTPPSLAPVFTWFTEALRTHTPQQTRVQ, from the coding sequence ATGGACGGCGACACGCTCTTCACGATTGGGGCCCTGGCCCGGCGGACCGGGCTGACTGTCAAGACCATTCGGTTCTACTCCGACATCGGAATCGTGCCGCCGACGGACCGCAGCCCGGCTGGCTACCGTCTCTACGACATCGGCGCACTGGCGCGTCTGGATCTGGTGCGCACCCTGCGTGACCTGGGGCTCGACCTTGCTGTCATCCGGCAGGTGCTGGACCGCGAGGTTTCGGTGCCCGAGGTCGCGGCCGCACACGCCGACGCTCTGGATGTGCAGATCCGCACTCTGCGACTGCGGCGCGCGGTGCTGCGAGCGGTGGCCAAGCGGGACTCCACCCCCGAGGAAATGGACCTCATGCACAAGCTTGCCAAGCTCTCCGACGACGAACGCCGTCGCCTCATCACCGACTTCATCGACGACACCTTCGGCGGGTTCGACGCCAACGCCGACTTCGTCGACATGATGCGCTCGGCCATGCCCGAACTTCCGGACGACCCCGAACCTGATCAGGTCGACGCCTGGGCGGAACTCGCCGAACTCACCCAGGACCCCGACTTCCGCGCCGCTGTCCGCCGCATGGCGGAGTACCAGGCAGCCGAGCGCGCCCAGGGCGACGTCACCGGCTTGCACCACGACCTCACCGAGACCGTCCGCGACAGCGTCGGCCACGCGCTCGATGCAGGCATCGACCCGGCCTCCGCCGAGGCCGCAGCCATCATCGACACCCTCACCGCTCGTTACGCGCAAACCTTCGGCCGCGCCGACGACGCCGAACTGCGCCACTGGCTGCTGACTCGCCTGGATATCGCCGGCGACCCCCGCGCGGAACGCTACTGGCATCTGCTCTCCGTCATCAACGGATGGCCCACCCCGCCCAGCCTGGCACCGGTGTTCACGTGGTTCACAGAAGCCCTGCGCACTCATACCCCGCAGCAGACCCGCGTGCAGTAG